One Paenibacillus sp. SYP-B4298 genomic window, CTTATGACCCGCATGCCGGTCGGGTATGCCAACAGCCACAACCTCGATGATTTCATCAAGATGCGCCGATAATATGTTCTCAATCTCCAGAGGATCGATTCGGAAGCCGCGCGACTTGAACATGCTGTCCTTGCGACCTAGAAAATAGAGAAAACCATCGGAGTCTTTACAGAATAGATCTCCTGTCCGAAGTCCGCGAATGCCGTTCCGGTTCAAGAAGACCTCCTGTGTCCTTCTCTCATCCATCCAATATCCCATACAGACATGCTCGCCCCATACAACAAGCTCCCCGGCAGTATCCGGCGGGCATTCTTCCCCATTCTCATCCATAACGACGGCTTCTGTCCCATTCAGTGGAACTCCCGTCGAATTCCTATGCGAGGCAACTAATGATGGCGGAAGATAAGAAACTCTCTTGCACTCTGTCACCCCGTACATCAGAAACAACTCTGCATTTGGAAAACGATCAATTAGACGCCCGATGGTCGCATCTGGCAAAAAATCTCCCGTATTCGTCAAATAACGGATGTTCTCGTAGATGGCATCATTGAACTCTGTTATCCCTGCAAATAAAGCTCGAAGACCCGGAAAACCCGTTATACCCACATTCATCAACTGCTTTCGAACATCCATAGCGATATACCGGCCACCATTTCGCAAATGCAAGCTAGCCCCCCTGGATAAGGTCAGAAAAAGCTGATAGAGTCCATAATCGAATGAAAGAGGTAGATAACTCAATACCCTATCATCTGGACGATGCACTAGAAAATGGTTAATAGCATCCGTTGTAAACCGGATATTCGCGTGGGAGCTCATGACCCCTTTCGGCTTCCCCGTGCTGCCGGAGGTGTAGATCAGCGCGGCCAACTCTCCTGTCTGCGTATAGGTCCGATCTTCCGGCCCTCCCGCAGAGAGCCACGTACCGAAAGACATTGCCGGTCTAGGCGTTCCCTTATCCACTGCCTCATCATTGCCTTGAGAGCCGTCCCCCGTATATAGTACAAGTCGGACAGATCGAATATGCAGCCACGAAGGATACGTGACAGAAGAGACGACCATAGAAGCCTGAGCATCGTGAATAATTTCCGCTGCCTTGACCCAGGGAGTATCTGGATGGATACACAGAAATACGGCCCCTCTCTTTAATGAACCCAATATTGCAATGACAGCCTCCGCGCTATTGGGACCATATATCGCGATACGTTCTCCACTGCGTATTCCCCAATTGCTGCATTGGTTAGCGAACCGCCTGGCTTGGGCATCCAACTGACCATAGGTCAACCGTTGTTGTTCTGTAACAAGCGCTTCTCTCTCCTGCCAGGTTGTACATGCCTCCGCAAGCCAACTTGCGACATTGTTCATACTCTCACCTCGATTGCTGCGATTACTGAGCCGTATCACATGCGCAGCAACATCTGGGTCAACGTACTGACGTTTACAAAATCCTCAGGAGATATTTCCTCTAAGCGGAACGATATAGCCAGCTTCTGCTCAAGCAGCATCAGAAATTCAATCATCGCCGTCGAATCGATTGCCAGGTTCTCGAACAGGAGAGGGTCGAGCCAATCAATCCTCGTTTCAGCGTCTGAGCCACCTATGACCGATAGAACAGATTCCTGGATTGCCGTTAATATATGTTCCTCCGTCATATTTCCACCTCTTCTTCGCATAAGATAATACCTTCGGCCTCAATTTCTACTTTCCACTCTGGCCTAATAAACCGGCTGACTTCCATCACGGTGCACACAGGCTGTATGTCGCCGAACATCTGTCTATGAATGTCGCAAACCTGTTTCCAATCCTCTATATCTGTCAACAAAATACGTGTGCGCGTGATGTCCCTAAAGGACAAGCCCAGATCGGCTAAGGCACTGCCGATAATCTGCATACATTGTCTGGTTTGTCCCGCAACATCGTCCGGGCTTACCGTATGTCCGTCTCTGCCGATTGATGCCGTACCGGCGACAAAAAAATGCTGGCCTCTTCGTATCGCTCTGGAAAATCCAATCTCCCTTTCGTATGGAGACCACGAATAGGATTTGCTATCGCTCATGATTCCCCTCCTGATTCCGTCTGATATGCTCCCGTTTTATACACCGGGAGATTCATCCCGTTCAGCATGTGAGAATAGTCCTTTGCCAGGCTCACGAGGAACATGGCGACTTCCTCAGGTTCCATCCACTCCGTAGCTCCAGGATGCATCTCCCGCAGCATCTTGGTATTTACCATACCGGGCGACAAACAGACTGAACGTATACCATACGGCATCCCTTCGCTGGCGATGTTCTCAGCCAGCCCTGCACATGCGTATTTTGAAGCCGTGTAGGCAGAGAAGCCCGGAAACTTCTCCTGCATAGGAACCGAAGCTAAAGACCCCATCTGAACGATCAATCCTCCTGTTCCTTTCGCCCGCATCGATCGAAAAGCCCATTGCGACAGCATAAACGAAGCCGTTACGTTCACCTTAAAGAGTTGTTCCCATTGATCGACTGAGACCTCACCGAAAGGCAGCCTAAATGCAAGCGCGGCATTATTAATGAGCAAATCAATAGAAACCGCTTGTAATTCGTTCCCGATCCAATGCCGTACAGCCTCTGTATCGCTTAAATCGCAGACATGAACCTGTAGCTTTTCCTCTTCTGCCATATTGGCAAGCATCGTCTTGTCCATCTCTTTTCTGACATGAGCATGAACGTTGTAGCCATTCGACAGCAGTGCCATGACGACCGCCTGTCCGATTCCACCCGAGGCCCCCGTCACCAATGCATTAAGACGATTTATCTTCGGCATAGAGCTCCCCCATTCATCGACGTCTGGTACCGTTATCATCTCATATCGAAATTACTAATCGCTCTGCTTCCCTTTCTCAAAATTCTAAAGCACTCAAGCAGGAATTGAATGGTTTTTGTTGAATTATGTAGGTTATGAGGGTGTAAATTACATCATTGAAGCACATAATCATTGCTCCTCAGTAAAACTATCTATGTTAAAGGAGAGAGCGTAATGTCAGATT contains:
- a CDS encoding class I adenylate-forming enzyme family protein, which gives rise to MNNVASWLAEACTTWQEREALVTEQQRLTYGQLDAQARRFANQCSNWGIRSGERIAIYGPNSAEAVIAILGSLKRGAVFLCIHPDTPWVKAAEIIHDAQASMVVSSVTYPSWLHIRSVRLVLYTGDGSQGNDEAVDKGTPRPAMSFGTWLSAGGPEDRTYTQTGELAALIYTSGSTGKPKGVMSSHANIRFTTDAINHFLVHRPDDRVLSYLPLSFDYGLYQLFLTLSRGASLHLRNGGRYIAMDVRKQLMNVGITGFPGLRALFAGITEFNDAIYENIRYLTNTGDFLPDATIGRLIDRFPNAELFLMYGVTECKRVSYLPPSLVASHRNSTGVPLNGTEAVVMDENGEECPPDTAGELVVWGEHVCMGYWMDERRTQEVFLNRNGIRGLRTGDLFCKDSDGFLYFLGRKDSMFKSRGFRIDPLEIENILSAHLDEIIEVVAVGIPDRHAGHKIGVYMVLREGTDEAACIQRARSVAKDRLELWKQPERFLIGRDMLLTPSGKIDRQAVRRRMSEGGDC
- a CDS encoding phosphopantetheine-binding protein, encoding MTEEHILTAIQESVLSVIGGSDAETRIDWLDPLLFENLAIDSTAMIEFLMLLEQKLAISFRLEEISPEDFVNVSTLTQMLLRM
- a CDS encoding RidA family protein, with the protein product MSDSKSYSWSPYEREIGFSRAIRRGQHFFVAGTASIGRDGHTVSPDDVAGQTRQCMQIIGSALADLGLSFRDITRTRILLTDIEDWKQVCDIHRQMFGDIQPVCTVMEVSRFIRPEWKVEIEAEGIILCEEEVEI
- a CDS encoding SDR family oxidoreductase, encoding MPKINRLNALVTGASGGIGQAVVMALLSNGYNVHAHVRKEMDKTMLANMAEEEKLQVHVCDLSDTEAVRHWIGNELQAVSIDLLINNAALAFRLPFGEVSVDQWEQLFKVNVTASFMLSQWAFRSMRAKGTGGLIVQMGSLASVPMQEKFPGFSAYTASKYACAGLAENIASEGMPYGIRSVCLSPGMVNTKMLREMHPGATEWMEPEEVAMFLVSLAKDYSHMLNGMNLPVYKTGAYQTESGGES